The proteins below are encoded in one region of Mauremys reevesii isolate NIE-2019 linkage group 15, ASM1616193v1, whole genome shotgun sequence:
- the LOC120383088 gene encoding olfactory receptor 6N1-like: MADRDWGNQTAITEFILLGFGDLPDLQILLFLMFLVIYMATVAGNTLIVVLVVADQHLNTPMYFFLGNLSCLETCYTSTILPRLLASLLTGDKTISVSGCITQLYFCGSLACTECYLLAAMSYDRYLAICKPLHYSALMNIRFCLQLAAGSWLNGCLAVIILISFLSQLLFCGPNEIDHFYCDGIPLMELSCSDTHQVILVDFIIACVFTLPPFLLTLTSYMCIISTILRIPSTTGRQKAFSTCSSHLIVVTIFYGSIMIVYLLPKHDTLKDLNKVVSLCYTVLTPLVNPLIYSLRNREVKEALCKAVSKCGFHQNVQIHLHNNVT, from the coding sequence atggcagacagagactggGGAAACCAAACGGCCATCACAGAATTCATCCTACTGGGATTCGGGGATCTCCCTGACCTGCAAATCCTTCTCTTCCTGATGTTCCTAGTGATCTACATGGCAACCGTGGCCGGGAACACCCTCATTGTGGTGCTTGTTGTGGCTGACCAACACCTtaacacccccatgtacttcttcctgggcaaCTTGTCCTGcctggagacctgctacacctcaACCATCCTGCCCAGGTTGCTGGCCAGTCTCCTAACTGGGGACAAAACTATCTCAGTCAGTGGCTGCATCACACAACTGTATTTCTGTGGTTCTCTGGCATGTACAGAATGCTATCTCCTAGCAgcgatgtcttatgatcggtatttagcaaTATGTAAACCCCTGCACTATTCAGCTCTTATGAATATCAGGTTTTGCCTCCAGTTGGCTGCTGGGTCATGGTTAAATGGTTGTTTGGCTGTAATTATCTTAATCTCATTCCTATCACAGTTATTATTTTGTGGCCcaaatgaaattgaccatttctatTGTGATGGCATCCCACTGATGGAACTTTCCTGCAGTGACACTCACCAGGTCATATTGGTGGATTTCATAATAGCCTGTGTATTCACCCTGCCTCCATTCCTACTAACCCTGACATCCTACATGTgcatcatctccaccatcctgagaatcccttccaccactgggagacaaaaggccttttccacctgctcttCTCACCTGATTGTGGTGACAATTTTCTATGGCTCCATAATGATTGTGTACCTGCTACCGAAACATGATACACTGAAAGACCTGAACAAAGTGGTCTCTCTTTGCTACACGGTCCTGACTCCCCTGGtaaaccccctcatctacagcctgagaaacagagaggtcaaggaagCCTTGTGCAAAGCAGTCAGTAAATGTGGCTTTCACCAAAACGTGCAGATACACCTACATAATAATGTAACTTGA